A DNA window from Methanooceanicella nereidis contains the following coding sequences:
- a CDS encoding isocitrate/isopropylmalate dehydrogenase family protein: protein MSKKVAIIKGDGVGPELAESAMKVVKASGASIEFLPCEGGAEWWEKNGGSTLIPEASWKLMDESDAVFKGPTTTPGGAGSPRSVAVSIRQRYDLYANVRPIKTYAGTPAPLGAVDFVCVREGTEGLYFGEEVKLTDDVYIAIRKITRPACKRIAKYAFEEATRRGWKSVVAIHKSNILKKTCGTFLEECESVSKDYPNVELEEYHIDNIAQQLVKNPTIFNNKVLMSTNLFMDVISEECSALVGSIGLIYSANIGDDYAMFEPAHGSAPKYKGMDKVNPVATVLAAAWMLDYLGDKKRSQAIFSATEKVIAEGKKVTYDMGGAAKSSEMVEEIIKNL from the coding sequence ATGTCTAAAAAAGTAGCAATTATCAAAGGTGACGGCGTAGGGCCGGAATTGGCAGAGTCGGCGATGAAGGTCGTGAAAGCATCGGGCGCGAGCATTGAGTTCCTTCCCTGTGAAGGCGGTGCCGAATGGTGGGAGAAGAACGGCGGCAGCACCTTGATACCGGAAGCTTCATGGAAGCTGATGGATGAGTCCGACGCCGTGTTCAAGGGCCCGACCACGACGCCCGGAGGAGCAGGATCTCCCAGAAGCGTCGCCGTGTCCATAAGGCAGAGGTATGATCTTTACGCTAACGTCAGGCCTATAAAGACATATGCAGGCACTCCGGCGCCGCTGGGCGCAGTCGATTTCGTCTGCGTAAGGGAAGGCACTGAAGGGCTGTACTTCGGAGAAGAAGTAAAGCTCACTGACGATGTCTACATCGCGATCAGGAAGATAACCCGCCCCGCATGCAAGCGCATAGCGAAGTACGCGTTCGAGGAAGCGACCAGGAGAGGATGGAAGTCCGTTGTCGCCATCCATAAGAGCAACATTTTAAAGAAGACCTGCGGCACTTTCCTGGAGGAATGCGAGTCCGTCAGCAAGGATTACCCTAACGTCGAGCTTGAGGAGTATCACATTGACAACATCGCACAGCAGCTTGTCAAGAACCCGACCATATTCAACAATAAGGTCCTGATGTCGACCAACCTGTTCATGGACGTCATCAGCGAGGAATGCTCTGCCCTGGTAGGCAGCATCGGCCTCATATACTCGGCAAACATAGGCGACGACTACGCTATGTTCGAGCCTGCTCACGGAAGCGCGCCAAAGTATAAGGGAATGGATAAGGTCAACCCGGTAGCCACAGTACTTGCGGCAGCATGGATGCTTGACTACCTTGGAGACAAGAAGCGCTCGCAGGCAATATTCTCGGCGACCGAGAAGGTCATCGCGGAAGGCAAGAAGGTCACCTACGACATGGGCGGCGCCGCGAAGTCCAGCGAAATGGTCGAAGAGATCATAAAGAACCTATAA